The Sphingobium aromaticiconvertens genome has a segment encoding these proteins:
- a CDS encoding fumarylacetoacetate hydrolase family protein produces MSGYWNVDDALPSDWRAGRFVGRVLTQHGPSPMLIVDGIAHDMARVAPTVAQLMDQLPLDPADGIILGPLDSLALPLLSPVDLQCIKACGVTFALSAIERVIEERARGDAGAAADIRGRLEERVGSSIRAVVPGSPEAAALKAALIEDGLWSQYLEVAIGPDAEVFTKAPVLSTVGAGALIGIRSDSTWNNPEPEIVLIVDSRGQAVGATLGNDVNLRDFEGRSALLLGKAKDNNASCALGPLIRLFDNGYTIDDVRNADVTLTIDGPEGYRLEGISAMNQISRDPLDLVRQTLSEHHYPDGFVLFLGTLFAPVQDRDDPGRGFTHKVGDVVTIATPRLGRLTNQVTTSKEAPPWTMGLGAFMDNLAQRGLLQG; encoded by the coding sequence ATGTCGGGTTATTGGAATGTGGATGATGCCCTGCCGTCCGATTGGCGGGCAGGGCGCTTTGTGGGGCGGGTGCTGACGCAGCATGGGCCAAGCCCCATGCTGATCGTTGACGGCATCGCCCACGACATGGCGCGCGTCGCCCCCACGGTCGCCCAGTTGATGGACCAGCTTCCCCTCGATCCTGCCGATGGCATCATCCTTGGTCCGCTCGACAGCCTCGCCCTGCCGCTGCTCAGCCCCGTCGACCTGCAATGCATCAAGGCGTGTGGCGTGACCTTCGCCCTCTCGGCCATCGAACGGGTGATCGAGGAGCGCGCGCGCGGCGACGCAGGCGCGGCAGCGGACATTCGCGGACGGCTGGAGGAGCGTGTCGGTAGCTCGATCCGCGCCGTGGTTCCCGGCTCGCCCGAGGCGGCTGCGCTGAAAGCCGCGTTGATCGAGGACGGCCTCTGGTCGCAATATCTGGAGGTTGCGATCGGCCCGGATGCAGAAGTCTTTACCAAGGCTCCGGTGCTTTCCACCGTTGGCGCGGGCGCCCTGATCGGCATCCGCTCCGATTCCACCTGGAACAACCCCGAACCCGAAATCGTGCTGATCGTCGATTCTCGTGGGCAAGCGGTTGGCGCGACGCTGGGCAATGACGTCAACCTGCGCGATTTTGAAGGGCGCTCGGCCCTGTTGCTGGGCAAGGCGAAGGACAATAATGCCTCCTGCGCGCTTGGGCCGCTGATCCGTCTGTTCGACAATGGCTATACGATCGATGATGTGCGCAATGCGGACGTGACGCTGACCATCGACGGGCCGGAGGGCTATCGCCTCGAGGGCATCAGCGCGATGAACCAGATCAGCCGCGATCCGCTGGACCTCGTTCGCCAGACGCTCAGCGAACATCACTATCCCGACGGCTTCGTCCTGTTTCTGGGCACGCTCTTTGCCCCCGTGCAGGATCGTGACGATCCGGGGCGGGGCTTCACCCACAAGGTCGGCGACGTGGTGACGATCGCCACCCCGCGCCTCGGCCGCCTCACCAATCAGGTCACGACCTCCAAGGAGGCACCACCCTGGACGATGGGCCTTGGCGCCTTCATGGACAATCTCGCGCAGCGGGGCCTGCTGCAAGGCTAA